A genomic region of Eubacterium sp. 1001713B170207_170306_E7 contains the following coding sequences:
- a CDS encoding DUF4430 domain-containing protein, whose protein sequence is MKRGIQKKGILLLAMLLLAVLTLAGCKDPISGLTEGSSGEEVVQLADANPLPENGVVTAAQFRSIQGQDKVVTFDGSTMNGIQYTWSFNGKDIHNPEDQNLKVDFTTEGNTLNNVKAAAGGAAYGLGITLTGNKGLITVPQLTITLPEKWDADTAVFCKLNNGQPAKMSNVTFDNSAETTKMTVNIVETGGDYYIVAGKTIAPVPTTTAENNDGTTGDNGSTASGGSGGNRCTISISCSSILNNMGNLKSGKESFVPSDGWILSPTTVEFNEGETVHDVLRRVCRDKGIHMESSFTPAYNSAYVEGINQLYEFDCGELSGWMYNVNGWFPNYGCSQYTVENGDEINWVYTCDLGRDVGDNSMW, encoded by the coding sequence ATGAAAAGAGGTATTCAGAAAAAGGGAATTTTATTACTGGCAATGCTTTTGCTGGCCGTGCTCACACTGGCCGGGTGTAAGGATCCCATCAGCGGCCTGACCGAGGGCAGCTCTGGGGAGGAGGTTGTCCAGCTGGCAGACGCGAATCCGCTGCCGGAAAACGGCGTTGTGACCGCCGCGCAGTTCCGCTCCATCCAGGGGCAGGACAAGGTGGTGACCTTTGACGGCAGCACCATGAACGGAATCCAGTATACCTGGAGCTTTAACGGAAAGGATATCCACAATCCAGAGGACCAGAACCTCAAGGTCGATTTTACGACAGAGGGGAATACGCTCAACAATGTCAAGGCTGCGGCCGGCGGCGCCGCCTACGGCCTTGGGATCACCCTGACCGGCAATAAGGGGCTTATCACCGTGCCCCAGCTCACCATTACGCTGCCGGAAAAATGGGACGCGGACACGGCTGTTTTCTGCAAGCTGAACAACGGCCAGCCGGCCAAAATGAGCAATGTCACCTTTGACAACAGCGCAGAAACGACAAAGATGACCGTGAACATCGTGGAAACCGGCGGCGATTATTACATTGTAGCCGGGAAGACCATCGCGCCGGTCCCTACTACGACGGCTGAAAACAATGACGGGACAACAGGTGATAATGGAAGTACGGCGTCGGGCGGCTCCGGCGGCAACCGCTGTACCATCTCCATCAGCTGCTCGTCCATTCTCAACAACATGGGCAACCTGAAAAGCGGCAAGGAAAGCTTTGTGCCCTCGGACGGTTGGATTCTGAGTCCGACCACGGTTGAGTTCAACGAGGGTGAAACTGTCCATGATGTGCTGCGGCGGGTATGCCGTGACAAGGGGATTCATATGGAATCCAGCTTTACGCCAGCCTACAATTCGGCCTATGTGGAGGGCATTAACCAGCTCTATGAATTTGACTGCGGCGAGCTCTCCGGATGGATGTATAACGTCAACGGCTGGTTCCCGAACTATGGGTGCAGCCAGTATACCGTCGAAAACGGCGATGAGATTAACTGGGTTTATACCTGCGATCTTGGCCGTGACGTCGGCGACAACAGCATGTGGTAA
- a CDS encoding Ig-like domain-containing protein — protein MEGLRRKVNGLMCILLAAAVLLLIGSGKAEASGAQTGTITFSVERFTIGQGYFVEPVEVPIYEGDTAKDVLDQMLAPTGGYTQKEGSESFYVTALKNADSGQLDIPYYITDMSGHKITNTSNDGNAKYPDLGEFSYTEHSGWMYSVNSIFPNYGMDSYTLKDGDVMRVQFTMWGIGADVGEPYNAGQYGFEIPNRDNLTKAVAAFNGRTDKEALLKVSFIADAYSHAMETLETIDPGITDQNDLDQAQAYLEAAIESKNLQAITLNQDQLNLSYGGEDQLSVGYIPENCRVDEGVKWTSSDRDCVYVEQDGRIYGDSVGTATITATLGDFTASCEVTVSEESAEKPLQSISLNPSEVSLGKGKTTALKVSYNPADTTDDKTVTWRSDNEQVAAVDANGRITAVARGEAVITAQVGRFTAECRVTVTEDDPVDPPDITDEDIAAAKEVVRLAAILNTNASPSLDEVRVLEEAYNSLTSAQQSLLTPEQDANIQIAINSGYSKVLSGVVAVCEPAAAAVQAVIDSGGKPDDQSLYDLVQAERALKTIGAYDGFLTQDQEIYDQAEKKMKKVTDALTEFNASDNGVTVKGRSLTLPWTVQVVAQAVEVTAEQQAALEADAQYLEPAVESQYEIRLRDFAAAESADAIPEYDTEGKGFKITMPSGGYTAPGLGEHGQLTLLHNGERVGIQDEKGNALVTYDAQNKRFSFSTDTFSTFTVVSDSRVAVESFVLSDTEKTLLLDIANPSFELSVLSYKPYDTTDKNRLTYTSSDPSVASVDDKGIVTGHVKGTAVITAEVCGVKNQCTVTVKMNRYVDFESYWPTFRKNNSNMAIVDASLPNAGNNLTEKWINSDINVGGKQMTAGTPLVVDNYIFVATQNNKLYKLDKNTGAIVKEAKLAKKIEFFSYATYGDGMIFVPEEEGTIEAFNADTLDSLWRTESFGGQSNCQVTYADGFIYSGTWSGSTDKGTFFCIDTTSNGEIYQTNGIRRARWVSDDDGGYYWSGATVVGDAVIFGGDSGVVQSRNKSTGVLIDRYATGGVIRSCIAYDAGTSALYFTAGGGATANGITGGGKCFKLGVTGDGHYTGAKVADLPAASTTSPVVYNGRVYVTTQKVNGSGHEEDYNKATVIDQGNTENGKLAVLDAGSLGMIYQADIGGPSKASPLLTTAYTADGQETVYLYITVNNHDGAIVRVKDWAGNTTPQAEVIYRAEGDEQEYTTTSLNCDADGTIYYRNDRGHLMALTGTSEPVREAAPVEGRLGMQKGNKADSGGMTARASGKAAAASEDEFKPWDFSGAMLPYSKSVSKTPSGLEQLKKASIVLACTAVAMAAMYITGCALWPKLGKKP, from the coding sequence GTGGAAGGATTAAGGAGAAAAGTTAACGGCTTAATGTGTATTTTACTGGCAGCAGCGGTGCTGCTGCTGATCGGCTCGGGAAAGGCAGAGGCTTCCGGTGCGCAGACAGGCACCATTACCTTTAGTGTAGAGCGTTTTACAATAGGGCAGGGTTATTTTGTCGAGCCGGTTGAAGTGCCGATTTATGAGGGGGACACCGCCAAGGATGTTCTTGACCAGATGCTGGCGCCAACTGGCGGCTATACACAGAAGGAAGGCTCAGAAAGCTTTTATGTTACTGCCCTGAAAAACGCCGATTCAGGACAGCTTGATATTCCCTACTATATCACAGATATGAGCGGCCATAAGATTACCAATACCAGTAATGACGGGAATGCAAAGTATCCGGACCTGGGTGAGTTTTCCTACACAGAGCATTCGGGATGGATGTATTCTGTCAACAGTATTTTTCCCAATTATGGGATGGATAGCTATACCCTGAAGGATGGCGACGTGATGCGTGTCCAGTTTACCATGTGGGGGATTGGCGCGGATGTAGGTGAACCCTATAATGCCGGACAATATGGGTTTGAAATACCAAACAGGGATAATCTGACAAAAGCAGTTGCAGCGTTTAACGGGCGGACAGATAAAGAGGCACTGCTCAAAGTCTCTTTCATAGCGGATGCTTACAGCCATGCCATGGAGACCCTTGAAACCATTGATCCTGGCATTACCGATCAGAATGATCTTGATCAGGCGCAGGCGTATCTGGAAGCTGCCATAGAGTCGAAAAACCTGCAGGCCATCACCCTCAATCAGGATCAATTAAACCTCAGCTACGGCGGTGAGGATCAATTGAGCGTCGGCTATATTCCTGAAAATTGCCGGGTGGATGAGGGCGTTAAATGGACCAGCAGCGACAGGGATTGTGTTTATGTCGAACAGGACGGAAGAATCTATGGCGACAGCGTCGGCACCGCCACCATCACCGCCACCCTCGGCGATTTCACCGCCAGCTGCGAGGTCACCGTAAGTGAGGAGAGCGCTGAAAAGCCCCTGCAGAGTATCAGCCTGAATCCGTCTGAGGTTAGCCTGGGCAAGGGTAAGACCACCGCGCTCAAGGTCAGCTATAACCCGGCGGACACCACGGATGACAAAACCGTTACCTGGCGCTCAGACAACGAACAGGTGGCGGCTGTGGACGCCAATGGCCGCATTACAGCGGTGGCCAGGGGCGAGGCCGTGATCACGGCGCAGGTGGGCCGTTTTACCGCGGAGTGCCGGGTTACCGTCACAGAGGACGACCCGGTCGATCCGCCGGACATTACCGATGAGGACATTGCCGCCGCCAAGGAAGTGGTCCGGCTGGCCGCGATTCTGAACACCAATGCCAGTCCCTCGCTGGACGAGGTAAGGGTGCTTGAGGAGGCTTACAACAGCCTGACAAGCGCGCAGCAGTCGCTTTTAACGCCAGAGCAGGACGCCAATATACAGATTGCCATTAACAGTGGCTACAGCAAGGTGCTGTCCGGGGTGGTCGCTGTGTGCGAGCCCGCGGCAGCGGCGGTGCAGGCCGTCATCGATAGCGGTGGAAAGCCCGACGACCAGAGTCTTTACGACCTGGTGCAGGCCGAAAGGGCTTTGAAGACCATCGGCGCTTACGATGGATTTTTGACCCAGGATCAGGAAATCTATGATCAGGCTGAAAAGAAAATGAAAAAAGTGACGGACGCTTTAACGGAGTTCAACGCATCGGATAACGGCGTTACCGTTAAGGGACGTTCCCTGACCCTGCCCTGGACCGTGCAGGTGGTGGCGCAGGCGGTTGAGGTCACGGCAGAGCAGCAGGCTGCCCTTGAGGCGGACGCCCAGTATCTGGAGCCGGCCGTTGAGAGCCAGTATGAAATCAGGCTGAGGGATTTTGCCGCTGCCGAAAGCGCGGACGCCATACCGGAATACGATACGGAGGGCAAGGGCTTTAAAATCACGATGCCCTCCGGCGGTTACACGGCTCCGGGGCTTGGCGAGCACGGCCAGCTGACCCTCCTGCATAACGGCGAGCGCGTCGGCATTCAGGATGAGAAGGGAAACGCGCTGGTCACCTACGATGCTCAGAATAAGCGCTTCAGCTTTTCGACAGACACTTTTTCAACCTTTACGGTGGTATCGGACAGCCGTGTCGCTGTTGAGAGCTTTGTGCTGAGCGATACGGAGAAAACGCTGCTGCTGGACATTGCGAACCCCAGCTTTGAGCTGAGTGTGCTGAGCTATAAGCCCTATGATACAACGGATAAAAACAGATTGACCTATACCTCGTCGGACCCGTCTGTGGCCAGCGTGGACGATAAGGGCATTGTCACCGGGCATGTCAAGGGGACAGCGGTGATTACCGCGGAGGTCTGCGGCGTCAAGAACCAGTGCACGGTAACGGTGAAGATGAACCGCTATGTGGATTTTGAGAGCTACTGGCCCACCTTCAGGAAGAACAACAGTAACATGGCCATTGTGGACGCCAGCCTGCCAAACGCGGGAAATAATCTGACGGAAAAGTGGATAAACAGCGACATCAACGTGGGGGGCAAGCAGATGACCGCCGGCACCCCGCTGGTGGTGGACAATTATATTTTTGTCGCTACCCAGAACAACAAGCTCTACAAGCTGGATAAAAACACCGGCGCCATTGTTAAAGAGGCAAAGCTCGCGAAAAAAATCGAGTTTTTCTCCTATGCCACCTACGGCGACGGCATGATCTTCGTGCCTGAGGAGGAGGGCACCATCGAGGCCTTTAACGCCGACACCCTGGATTCGCTCTGGCGTACCGAAAGCTTTGGCGGGCAGAGCAACTGCCAGGTTACCTATGCCGACGGCTTTATCTACTCGGGTACCTGGAGCGGCTCGACGGACAAGGGAACCTTTTTCTGTATCGACACCACGAGTAACGGCGAAATTTACCAGACCAACGGGATCCGCCGCGCGCGGTGGGTTTCGGACGATGACGGCGGCTATTACTGGAGCGGTGCCACTGTGGTTGGCGACGCGGTAATCTTCGGCGGGGACTCTGGCGTGGTGCAGTCCCGTAACAAATCGACGGGCGTGCTCATTGACCGGTACGCCACTGGCGGCGTTATCCGTTCGTGTATCGCTTATGACGCTGGAACCAGCGCCCTTTATTTTACAGCGGGCGGCGGCGCCACTGCCAACGGGATCACCGGCGGCGGCAAATGCTTTAAGCTCGGCGTGACTGGCGACGGGCATTACACAGGGGCTAAAGTTGCCGATCTGCCGGCAGCTTCAACCACATCGCCGGTGGTTTACAATGGCCGCGTGTATGTCACCACCCAAAAGGTAAATGGCTCGGGCCATGAGGAGGATTATAACAAGGCCACGGTCATTGACCAGGGCAATACGGAAAATGGAAAGCTGGCGGTTCTGGATGCTGGCTCTCTCGGCATGATCTACCAGGCCGATATCGGAGGCCCGTCCAAGGCGTCACCGCTGCTCACCACCGCCTATACGGCGGACGGCCAGGAGACGGTTTACCTTTATATTACGGTAAATAACCACGACGGCGCCATTGTCCGGGTAAAGGACTGGGCCGGCAACACCACCCCTCAGGCCGAGGTGATCTACCGCGCGGAGGGTGACGAGCAGGAGTATACCACCACCAGTCTCAACTGTGATGCGGACGGAACCATCTATTACCGGAATGACCGGGGACATCTTATGGCACTGACCGGCACCTCGGAGCCAGTCAGAGAGGCGGCGCCCGTGGAGGGCCGCCTGGGAATGCAGAAAGGCAATAAAGCAGACAGCGGCGGCATGACAGCCAGGGCTTCCGGCAAGGCCGCTGCTGCCTCCGAGGATGAATTTAAGCCCTGGGATTTTAGCGGGGCCATGCTGCCATACAGCAAAAGTGTATCCAAAACGCCGTCGGGGCTGGAGCAGCTGAAAAAGGCCAGCATTGTTCTGGCCTGTACAGCCGTGGCCATGGCGGCAATGTATATAACCGGATGCGCGCTTTGGCCGAAGCTGGGGAAAAAGCCATGA
- a CDS encoding ABC transporter ATP-binding protein, translated as MAEVEIRDLMFTYPEMEKPALRSINLEIKEGAFVVLCGKSGCGKSTLLRHFKTVLTPHGTRTGQICFKGQELSTVDIRTQSSEIGFVLQNPDNQIVTDKVWHELAFGLESLGYDTPTIRLRVSEMASYFGIQAWFRRNVNELSGGQKQLLNLAAIMAMNPSLLILDEPTSQLDPIAASDFLETVKKINRDLGTTIIMTEHRLEDIFPAADKVIVMDQGAVIAQGTPRQIGKELRGMGHDMFLSMPAPMQIYAGIENEMPCPLTVREGRQWLSELFEGKAVEKKSIPIEQDHYAAAETVVELRDVWFRYDKNLPDVVRDLSLEIKRGQLYALVGGNGTGKTTTLSLISGVQRPYRGKVKLEGKEVRKYSDKELFRGFLGVLPQNPQSLFVKKTVELDLFEAIGGTNERRRSEFDSAMDKRTAVEGMAELMHIGHLLGQHPYDLSGGEQQRLALAKIMLLKPRILLMDEPTKGLDNHFKRELAEILKRLQEHGVTIVMVSHDVEFCAQYADTCGLFFEGSIVTANTPRAFFSGNSFYTTSANRLSRHLFDNAITVKDVITCCQMNL; from the coding sequence ATGGCAGAAGTAGAAATCAGAGATTTGATGTTCACGTATCCGGAGATGGAGAAGCCGGCGCTTCGCAGCATCAATCTGGAGATAAAGGAAGGGGCGTTTGTCGTTTTGTGCGGCAAGAGCGGCTGCGGCAAAAGCACGCTGCTCCGGCACTTTAAAACAGTGCTCACGCCCCACGGAACACGGACAGGGCAGATCTGCTTTAAAGGGCAGGAGCTCTCAACGGTGGATATCCGGACACAGAGCTCGGAGATCGGTTTTGTGCTGCAAAACCCCGATAACCAGATCGTGACGGACAAGGTGTGGCATGAGCTGGCCTTTGGCCTTGAGAGCCTGGGCTATGACACGCCGACCATCCGGCTGAGGGTGTCGGAGATGGCCTCTTATTTTGGGATTCAGGCATGGTTCAGGCGGAACGTGAACGAGCTGTCCGGCGGGCAGAAGCAGCTGCTGAATCTGGCGGCCATCATGGCTATGAACCCGTCGCTGCTGATTCTGGACGAGCCGACCTCGCAGCTGGACCCCATCGCGGCCTCGGACTTTCTGGAAACCGTCAAAAAGATCAACCGGGACCTGGGCACCACCATTATCATGACAGAGCACCGCCTTGAGGATATTTTTCCGGCGGCGGACAAGGTCATCGTCATGGATCAGGGCGCGGTCATCGCCCAGGGGACGCCGCGGCAGATCGGAAAAGAGCTGCGGGGCATGGGGCATGATATGTTTTTGTCTATGCCCGCGCCCATGCAGATTTACGCCGGAATCGAAAATGAAATGCCCTGCCCGCTGACCGTGCGGGAGGGAAGACAGTGGCTGTCGGAGCTGTTTGAGGGAAAGGCTGTTGAGAAAAAAAGCATCCCCATCGAGCAGGATCATTATGCAGCGGCCGAAACAGTTGTCGAGCTTCGGGATGTCTGGTTCCGGTATGATAAAAACCTTCCCGATGTCGTGCGCGACCTGTCGCTGGAGATCAAGCGGGGCCAGCTGTATGCCCTGGTAGGCGGCAACGGTACCGGAAAAACCACCACCCTGTCGCTGATCTCGGGCGTTCAGCGCCCTTACCGCGGAAAGGTTAAGCTTGAGGGAAAGGAAGTGCGGAAATACTCGGATAAGGAGCTGTTCCGCGGCTTTCTGGGCGTTTTACCCCAGAATCCCCAGAGCCTCTTTGTCAAAAAGACAGTGGAGCTGGACCTCTTTGAGGCCATTGGCGGCACCAATGAGCGCAGGCGCTCCGAATTTGACAGCGCCATGGATAAACGCACGGCCGTTGAGGGCATGGCAGAGCTCATGCATATCGGGCACCTCCTGGGGCAGCACCCCTACGACCTCTCCGGCGGCGAGCAGCAGCGTCTGGCGCTGGCGAAGATTATGCTGCTGAAGCCCCGTATACTGCTGATGGATGAGCCGACAAAGGGGCTGGACAACCACTTTAAGCGGGAGCTGGCCGAAATTCTCAAGCGCCTCCAGGAGCATGGGGTGACCATTGTGATGGTTTCCCATGATGTGGAGTTCTGCGCCCAATACGCTGACACCTGCGGCCTGTTCTTCGAGGGCAGTATAGTGACGGCCAACACCCCGAGAGCCTTTTTTTCGGGAAACAGCTTTTATACGACCTCGGCCAACCGCCTGTCCCGGCATTTGTTTGACAATGCCATTACCGTTAAGGATGTGATCACATGCTGCCAAATGAATCTTTAG
- a CDS encoding energy-coupling factor transporter transmembrane component T: MEDSFSGYHPVINFSYFVAVLLFSMFILHPVFLLVSLFAAFVYSGILKGWLKALKSALLCLPVIIIVMLINPLFNHYGVTILFYLNNGNPITMESIVYGIFMGITLITVFIWFSCYSKVMTSDKFIFLFGRIIPALSLILSMVLRFVPKFITEIKVISNGQKCIGRDLSNGNIFERARHGVTILSIMITWALENAIETADSMKARGYGLKGRTAFSIYRFDRRDAVAAAAMLAVLACVIAGVSQGFAFAQYNPQIKMSGLQPLSPGSFFTYLFYFIFCMMPAIIDGIAELRWWWLRRSVPEAPERREGVEAI; encoded by the coding sequence ATGGAAGATTCTTTTTCCGGTTATCATCCGGTCATTAATTTCAGTTATTTTGTCGCGGTGCTTCTTTTTAGCATGTTTATACTTCACCCGGTGTTTTTGCTGGTATCGCTCTTTGCTGCCTTTGTCTATTCAGGCATCCTGAAGGGATGGCTTAAGGCGTTGAAGTCTGCCTTGCTCTGCCTGCCGGTGATCATCATCGTGATGCTGATCAACCCCCTGTTTAACCACTACGGCGTTACGATTCTCTTCTATCTTAACAATGGCAACCCCATCACCATGGAATCCATTGTCTACGGGATATTCATGGGCATAACGCTGATCACGGTTTTCATCTGGTTTTCCTGCTACAGCAAGGTCATGACCTCGGATAAGTTTATCTTTTTATTCGGGCGCATCATTCCCGCCCTGTCCCTGATCCTTTCGATGGTGCTGCGCTTTGTGCCAAAATTCATCACAGAGATCAAGGTGATCAGCAATGGTCAGAAATGTATCGGGCGTGACCTGAGCAATGGCAATATCTTTGAGCGGGCCCGGCACGGTGTGACCATTTTGTCGATTATGATTACCTGGGCGCTGGAAAACGCCATCGAGACAGCGGACAGCATGAAGGCAAGGGGCTATGGCCTTAAAGGCCGGACCGCCTTTTCCATTTACCGCTTTGACCGCCGCGACGCAGTGGCAGCGGCCGCTATGCTGGCCGTTTTGGCCTGTGTGATCGCCGGGGTGTCCCAGGGCTTTGCCTTTGCGCAGTATAACCCGCAGATTAAGATGTCCGGGCTTCAGCCATTATCGCCGGGCAGCTTTTTCACCTACCTGTTTTATTTTATCTTTTGCATGATGCCGGCCATCATTGACGGTATCGCAGAGCTCAGGTGGTGGTGGCTCAGGAGGAGCGTTCCTGAGGCGCCGGAGCGCCGTGAAGGAGTTGAGGCAATTTGA
- a CDS encoding leucine-rich repeat domain-containing protein yields the protein MIRQTVEIGFGRSAPRAVLRRSYVLNNHLSGDIVIPNGFTDIEVSAFKDMKNITRIVLPKTLRHIDERAFWGCEALEEIVLPDGVESIGDGAFCGCRALERVRLPLGLTVVARELFKNCLGLKAVTGLRHVRRVEDSAFWNCRSLTEVEFGRSLETLGLYAFYRCESLERLRVREPVKCLESHCFDGAGLRELLLPEGLEQIRDGAFLHCGRLRRLVLPKSLLAIGSYAFAGCAHLTKILFQGGVPEFGPAAFPSNARVVCRWNQDSRLRIEARGFKLCRKQDGFALYLYRRPEEAVLEFEAYPKDTFTLVFGVAEIPPRAYCGREKLKKVLIGEGVKCIGQKAFADCKNLSEVVLPKSLKTVCEGAFMGCPVQALTLPENTACIERFSFRDTKRLRRVDFLGKVELDNQVFAGSAVKALYLHRGMALRPFLMQAVTLLCRPEEEEMIDFFKSMGYAVSDVGDWKALRLTHHRQVVSVPPPGALVEPSVRHIGRQVESFQYAGQSQLRKIVIAEGTETIGAGAFFNCDALEEVVLPDSLRHLEHSCFANCRSLERIRLPEGLTVLPARAFRDCRRLKAVRLPESLRVIDQGCFQNCERLEQVNWPGGLLRINEYAFYGCQALPSFGLPDGVSIIEKNAFTNCKKLKYVRTGGSVAYFSPQSFAARTVLECPENSVTLKMAREAGLKTMASTLYKKIKEA from the coding sequence TTGATCCGGCAGACAGTAGAGATCGGCTTTGGGCGCAGCGCGCCCAGGGCTGTTCTGAGAAGAAGCTATGTGCTCAACAATCATCTGAGCGGGGACATCGTTATCCCCAACGGTTTTACAGATATTGAGGTGTCGGCCTTTAAGGATATGAAAAACATTACCCGGATCGTCCTGCCCAAGACCCTCCGTCACATTGACGAGCGGGCCTTTTGGGGCTGCGAGGCCCTTGAGGAGATCGTGCTGCCCGATGGGGTGGAGTCCATCGGGGACGGTGCCTTCTGCGGGTGCAGGGCGCTGGAAAGGGTGCGGCTGCCCCTGGGCCTGACCGTCGTTGCGAGGGAGCTGTTTAAAAACTGTCTTGGGCTCAAGGCGGTGACGGGGCTCCGGCATGTGCGGCGCGTTGAGGACAGCGCGTTCTGGAACTGCCGCTCCCTGACAGAAGTCGAATTTGGCAGAAGCCTTGAAACCCTTGGTCTCTACGCCTTTTACCGGTGCGAGAGCCTGGAGCGGCTGCGTGTCAGAGAGCCGGTGAAATGCCTGGAGAGCCATTGCTTTGACGGCGCCGGGCTCAGAGAGCTGCTCCTGCCCGAGGGGCTTGAGCAGATCCGGGACGGAGCCTTTCTGCACTGCGGCAGGCTGCGCCGTCTGGTTTTGCCAAAATCCCTTTTGGCCATCGGCAGCTACGCCTTTGCGGGCTGTGCGCATTTAACAAAAATATTATTTCAGGGCGGGGTTCCAGAGTTTGGACCGGCCGCCTTCCCTTCAAACGCACGGGTTGTTTGTCGTTGGAACCAGGATTCCCGGCTTCGGATAGAAGCCCGGGGATTTAAGCTGTGCCGAAAACAGGACGGCTTCGCGCTCTATCTGTACCGCCGCCCGGAAGAAGCAGTTCTGGAATTTGAGGCATACCCGAAGGACACCTTTACGCTGGTCTTTGGTGTCGCGGAAATACCGCCCAGGGCCTACTGTGGCCGTGAAAAGCTTAAGAAGGTGCTCATCGGCGAGGGCGTGAAGTGTATCGGGCAGAAAGCCTTTGCGGACTGTAAAAATCTGTCCGAGGTCGTTCTTCCCAAAAGCCTGAAAACCGTGTGTGAGGGGGCCTTTATGGGCTGCCCGGTACAGGCGCTGACCCTTCCGGAAAACACGGCGTGTATTGAGCGCTTCAGCTTCCGGGACACAAAGCGCCTGAGACGCGTCGATTTTCTTGGGAAGGTCGAGCTGGACAATCAGGTTTTTGCGGGCAGTGCCGTCAAGGCGCTTTACCTGCACCGCGGCATGGCGCTCAGACCCTTTCTCATGCAGGCGGTCACGCTGCTTTGCCGGCCGGAGGAGGAGGAGATGATCGATTTTTTCAAAAGCATGGGCTACGCAGTATCCGATGTCGGAGACTGGAAAGCCTTAAGGCTCACGCACCACCGTCAGGTGGTCAGCGTTCCCCCGCCCGGCGCGCTGGTGGAGCCGTCGGTGCGGCATATCGGAAGGCAGGTTGAAAGCTTTCAGTATGCCGGCCAGAGCCAGCTTCGCAAAATCGTGATCGCAGAGGGCACAGAGACAATCGGGGCGGGCGCGTTCTTTAACTGTGACGCGCTGGAGGAGGTGGTGCTTCCGGACAGCTTAAGGCATCTGGAGCACAGCTGCTTCGCGAACTGCCGGAGCCTGGAAAGAATCCGGCTGCCAGAGGGGCTCACCGTTCTGCCGGCTCGGGCTTTTCGGGACTGCAGGCGCTTAAAGGCCGTGCGCCTACCGGAAAGCCTCAGAGTCATTGACCAGGGCTGCTTCCAGAACTGTGAGCGGCTGGAGCAGGTCAACTGGCCCGGCGGGCTGCTGAGGATCAATGAATACGCCTTTTACGGCTGTCAGGCGCTGCCCTCATTCGGTCTGCCGGATGGCGTTTCGATTATTGAAAAAAATGCTTTTACCAACTGTAAGAAGCTTAAATATGTCAGAACTGGCGGCAGTGTGGCGTATTTTTCACCCCAGAGCTTTGCCGCGCGGACGGTTTTGGAGTGCCCGGAAAACTCGGTCACCTTAAAAATGGCCCGTGAGGCAGGGCTCAAGACCATGGCGTCAACGCTGTACAAAAAAATAAAGGAGGCTTAG
- a CDS encoding ECF transporter S component has translation MMMDKTAADPRAQRAKRKRTVVSALIILLLIPLTIWFGIRFLDDRRYLFISLLIILYTSIPFVMRFEGRRPDAREIVLIAVMAAIAAGGNLAFFMLGPFQAGTALVIIAGICLGPEEGFLTGAMARLAINMFASQGPWTPWQMFCWGLLGFLGGLCFNRDQEFTRKEVNFKVVMGPLICIVISLALGFGIWIVSDAQGPFVGWWLYGFGAIGLLAGVLLQRRRLPVDRLTLAVFGFLATFIIYGGIMNIAALVMSAGVSGSGVGLDWGSMKLLYISGVPYDAVHGLGTAFFGALLGPVMIEKLERVKIKFGLYY, from the coding sequence ATGATGATGGATAAAACAGCCGCGGATCCCCGCGCGCAAAGGGCAAAGCGAAAGCGGACAGTGGTTTCTGCGCTCATCATTCTCCTGCTGATTCCCCTGACCATCTGGTTTGGTATTCGGTTTCTGGATGACCGGAGATACCTGTTTATCAGCCTGCTGATTATTCTTTACACGTCTATTCCCTTTGTCATGCGGTTTGAGGGCCGCCGGCCCGACGCCCGGGAGATTGTTCTGATCGCCGTGATGGCGGCCATTGCGGCAGGCGGCAATCTGGCGTTCTTTATGCTGGGGCCATTCCAGGCAGGCACGGCGCTGGTCATCATCGCCGGGATATGCCTGGGGCCTGAGGAGGGCTTTCTGACAGGCGCCATGGCAAGACTGGCCATCAATATGTTTGCCAGCCAGGGGCCCTGGACGCCCTGGCAGATGTTTTGCTGGGGGCTTCTGGGCTTTCTCGGCGGGCTCTGCTTTAACAGGGATCAGGAGTTTACAAGGAAGGAAGTCAATTTTAAGGTGGTCATGGGGCCGCTCATCTGTATTGTCATATCGCTGGCGCTGGGCTTTGGCATCTGGATTGTCTCAGACGCCCAGGGGCCCTTTGTGGGCTGGTGGCTTTACGGCTTTGGGGCCATTGGCCTGCTGGCCGGGGTGCTGCTCCAGCGCCGCCGCCTGCCCGTGGACCGGCTGACGCTGGCCGTCTTTGGCTTTCTGGCCACCTTTATTATCTACGGCGGTATTATGAACATCGCCGCGCTGGTCATGTCGGCCGGGGTTTCCGGCTCTGGCGTGGGCCTTGACTGGGGCTCCATGAAGCTGCTCTATATTTCCGGCGTGCCCTACGACGCCGTGCACGGGCTGGGCACCGCCTTCTTCGGGGCACTGCTTGGGCCAGTGATGATTGAGAAGCTGGAGCGGGTTAAGATTAAATTTGGCCTTTATTATTAA